A stretch of DNA from Sphingomonas sp. SORGH_AS_0879:
TGCGCATCGGTTTCGCGCTGGTGGTGACGCAACTGCTCCAGATCGTCGGACTGGTGCTGGCTGGCGGGCTGCTGCTGATATGGGTCGCATGGAAGATGTGGCGCGAACTACGCGGCGGCGCGGAAGAGGGCGATCCGCTGGCAAGTCAGGCCCCGTGCCGCTTCTGGGCCGCCGCCTGGGCGGTGGCGGTCGCCGATGTCTCGATGAGCCTCGACAATGTCCTGGCCGTCGCGGGCGCGGCGCGCGATCATCCGGGCATCCTTGCCATTGGTCTGATCCTGTCGGTCGCTCTGATGGGTCTGGCCGCCAATGTGCTGGCACGCGTGATCGAGCGCTATCGCTGGCTGGCCTATGTCGGGCTGCTCGTCATCCTGTGGGTCGCCGGCAAGATGATCTGGGAAGGCCTGACCGACCCGGCGCGCGGCCTGCTCACCCTGTTCGCGTGACCCCCTTCCCTTTTTTTTCCGGGAGACTTTCGAGATGATCCGAAACGCCCTGCCCTTGGTGTTGCTGCCCGCCATGGGATGCGACGGGCAGCTCTGGGCCCGGCAGTTGGTCGACCTGAGCGACATCGCCCATCCGATGCTGGGCGACCTGACCATCGACGACACGCTGGAGGCGATGGCCGCGCGCGTGCTGGCCCACGCCCCGCCGCGCTTCGCGGTCGCCGGGGTCAGTCTGGGCGGCTATGCCACGCTAGAGATCATCCGCCAGGCGCCCGAGCGGGTGCAGCGGGTGGCGCTGTTCGGCACTCGCGCCTCGGTGCAGATGCGCCCACGCACCGTCGCCGACCAGGGACTGCTTGCTACCGCCCCTCATGCCGATCCGACCCTGAGTGCGATCGTCAGCGGGCTCGTACAGGCGATGGCGGAGCGGGTCGGCGCGGCCGTTTTCGAGCGACAGCAGCGCGCGCTGCACGCCCGCCCCGACATCGCCCCCGCCATCGCGGCGGTTCAT
This window harbors:
- a CDS encoding alpha/beta fold hydrolase: MIRNALPLVLLPAMGCDGQLWARQLVDLSDIAHPMLGDLTIDDTLEAMAARVLAHAPPRFAVAGVSLGGYATLEIIRQAPERVQRVALFGTRASVQMRPRTVADQGLLATAPHADPTLSAIVSGLVQAMAERVGAAVFERQQRALHARPDIAPAIAAVHVPTLVAVGDRDRICLPADARALSEHIPGARFHEIRNCGHLAPIERPGEVTMLLRDWLQWQRVQER